The Raphanus sativus cultivar WK10039 chromosome 2, ASM80110v3, whole genome shotgun sequence genome includes a region encoding these proteins:
- the LOC130508555 gene encoding uncharacterized protein LOC130508555: MGFDERLVDLIMCCVTSVTYQVLVNRQARGKILPRRGLRQGDPLSPSLLNGAEVEKKIIGLPVARASPRISHLLFADDSLFFGMAELSQCKEIMKIIYIYGKASGQRLNASKSSIFFGNRVESSQKHDIKDVLGFCSEGGMGMYFGLPEGGSKMKVFSFVQDQFNGKVNIWSSRLLSKEGKEVQVKYVAEAVPTFVISCYLLPQGITDKLRSTTSNFWWSSKQNSRGLHWIAWDEICTPKIFGRTRFLRSS; encoded by the coding sequence ATGGGCTTTGATGAAAGACTGGTTGACCTCATTATGTGTTGTGTCACGTCGGTCACATATCAAGTCTTAGTCAATAGGCAAGCAAGGGGAAAAATTCTACCAAGGAGAGGGTTACGACAAGGAGACCCCCTCTCCCCCTCACTTTTAAATGGCGCAGAAGTGGAGAAGAAGATTATAGGCCTCCCTGTTGCTAGGGCGAGTCCAAGGATCTCACATCTTCTTTTCGCAGATGACAGTCTTTTCTTCGGTATGGCTGAATTAAGCCAATGCAAAGAGATcatgaaaattatatacatatatgggAAGGCGTCAGGACAACGACTAAATGCGTCCAAGTCAtcgattttttttggaaaccgAGTGGAAAGTTCTCAGAAACATGATATAAAAGATGTCTTAGGGTTTTGTTCAGAAGGTGGCATGGGGATGTACTTTGGGTTACCGGAAGGTGGCTCAAAGATGAAAGTGTTCTCATTTGTACAAGATCAATTCAATGGCAAAGTCAACATATGGTCATCGAGACTCCTCTCTAAGGAAGGAAAAGAAGTTCAAGTCAAATATGTGGCTGAAGCAGTTCCGACATTTGTGATATCGTGTTACTTGCTTCCACAAGGCATTACCGATAAACTAAGGAGCACAACGTCTAATTTTTGGTGGAGTTCAAAACAAAACAGCAGAGGTTTACACTGGATAGCATGGGACGAGATCTGTACCCCCAAAATATTTGGGAGGACTAGGTTTTTGAGATCTTCATGA